In the genome of Geotrypetes seraphini chromosome 16, aGeoSer1.1, whole genome shotgun sequence, one region contains:
- the LOC117350803 gene encoding beta-1,3-galactosyltransferase 2-like: protein MRKLVQHQYALFQFLTALLILASIFLLSVFNMAKEAWQHDQLKLLTHANSLQSSTLKPPRTRHPLEVVYPYNYKFLLNEPDKCKRAPFLVLLIITEAKDLASRLAIRRTWGNESYFPKLPIIRLFLTGIPPMFSASMQASLQEESNTFQDIIQQDFLDTYNNLTLKTLMGMQWVNQYCPKTSYVMKVDSDTFFNVDYLVHGLLKPELPARERYISGFIVANTGPLRSKKYKWYVPKDIYPNDTYPPYCSGVGYVFSGDMAKRIYDVAQVLKVVNMEDVFIGICLYELKINITKPPPNIFNGLRIEYNRCRFKKLIFVHHFSPQELLQIWPDFQSTASCS, encoded by the coding sequence ATGAGGAAACTTGTACAGCATCAATATGCATTGTTCCAATTTCTCACTGCTCTCCTCATCCTGGCATCCATATTTCTGCTGTCAGTGTTTAACATGGCAAAAGAGGCCTGGCAACATGACCAACTTAAGCTCCTAACCCATGCCAACAGCTTGCAGAGCTCCACACTGAAGCCACCAAGAACCAGGCACCCCCTCGAGGTTGTCTATCCGTACAATTACAAATTCCTTCTGAACGAGCCAGACAAATGCAAGAGGGCACCATTTCTTGTTCTTCTCATCATAACAGAAGCCAAGGACCTGGCCTCTAGACTTGCCATCAGAcgaacctggggcaatgaaagCTACTTTCCTAAACTGCCTATTATAAGGCTCTTTCTAACTGGGATACCCCCAATGTTTAGTGCATCTATGCAGGCCTCTCTTCAGGAGGAGAGCAATACATTCCAGGACATTATTCAGCAAGACTTCTTAGACACATACAACAACCTGACCCTCAAGACTTTGATGGGCATGCAGTGGGTGAACCAGTACTGCCCCAAGACCAGCTATGTCATGAAAGTGGACAGTGATACATTCTTCAATGTGGACTACTTGGTACATGGCCTCCTGAAGCCAGAGCTGCCAGCTAGGGAGCGCTATATCTCTGGCTTCATAGTGGCCAACACAGGCCCTCTGCGGTCAAAGAAGTACAAATGGTACGTGCCCAAGGATATCTACCCCAATGACACCTATCCCCCTTACTGCTCAGGGGTAGGCTATGTATTTTCAGGGGATATGGCTAAGAGAATCTACGACGTGGCTCAGGTCCTCAAAGTGGTCAACATGGAAGATGTATTCATTGGGATTTGTCTTTATGAACTGAAGATTAATATCACAAAGCCACCTCCCAATATTTTCAATGGATTACGGATAGAATATAACAGATGCAGGTTCAAAAAACTCATCTTTGTTCACCACTTCTCCCCACAGGAGCTTCTCCAGATCTGGCCTGACTTTCAGAGCACTGCTTCTTGCTCCTGA